The following proteins are co-located in the Procambarus clarkii isolate CNS0578487 chromosome 4, FALCON_Pclarkii_2.0, whole genome shotgun sequence genome:
- the LOC138370563 gene encoding myomodulin neuropeptides 1-like, with product MLEYAARTQTMLEYAARTQTMLEYAARTQTMLEYAARTQTMLEYAARTQTMLEYAARTQTMLEYAARTQTMLEYAARTQTMLEYAARTQTMLEYAARTQTMLEYAARTQTMLEYAARTQTMLEYAARTQTMLEYAARTQTMLEYAARTLYHHPNKTQSEDSVYKAVYSKINPGTKRIKLRDSTELMILKERIMQKGFDQDMKNTSIRCTIFKL from the coding sequence ATGCTAGAGTATGCTGCACGTACCCAAACAATGCTAGAGTATGCTGCACGTACCCAAACAATGCTAGAGTATGCTGCACGTACCCAAACAATGCTAGAGTATGCTGCACGTACCCAAACAATGCTAGAGTATGCTGCACGTACCCAAACAATGCTAGAGTATGCTGCACGTACCCAAACAATGCTAGAGTATGCTGCACGTACCCAAACAATGCTAGAGTATGCTGCACGTACCCAAACAATGCTAGAGTATGCTGCACGTACCCAAACAATGCTAGAGTATGCTGCACGTACCCAAACAATGCTAGAGTATGCTGCACGTACCCAAACAATGCTAGAGTATGCTGCACGTACCCAAACAATGCTAGAGTATGCTGCACGTACCCAAACAATGCTAGAGTATGCTGCACGTACCCAAACAATGCTAGAGTATGCTGCACGTACCTTATACCATCACCCTAATAAAACCCAAAGTGAAGACTCAGTTTACAAAGCGGTTTACTCCAAGATTAATCCTGGAACTAAACGGATCAAGCTACGTGACTCGACTGAACTAATGATCCTAAAAGAAAGAATAATGCAGAAGGGATTTGATCAAGACATGAAAAATACTTCAATACGATGCACGATATTTAAGTTGTAA